A single Anoplopoma fimbria isolate UVic2021 breed Golden Eagle Sablefish unplaced genomic scaffold, Afim_UVic_2022 Un_contig_12161_pilon_pilon, whole genome shotgun sequence DNA region contains:
- the LOC129115696 gene encoding LOW QUALITY PROTEIN: golgin subfamily A member 4-like (The sequence of the model RefSeq protein was modified relative to this genomic sequence to represent the inferred CDS: deleted 4 bases in 2 codons): MACYTELIEREKKGLMSILSDMVIQREDMENNWKQKLELDKQDVIKLKAELKQDRDDLDTESDMMNKEKLDLELMRSDILKQREILEQEKEDIKGERCNLEITKTELQKKKELADSQLDEIKREKGNIKDLILQLQTERDKLENQMNMIILKQEEQELKENQFTLQAQELESSKNSVLAEREELELLRKDLNKKKEEVEAAINTISVEREQLSLMKSSTDMNRHMLDNEKDRMEGERSELKLREDQLLNKMKSIETLRGNIQQLNERMSEDMKKKMERLQQNNEDVVMLYSVLEQKLAALNGQKENMACYTELIEREKKGLMSILSDMVIQREDMENNWKQKLELDKQDVIKLKAELKQDRDDLDTESDMMNKEKLDLELMRSDILKQREILEQEKEDIKGERCNLEITKTELQKKKELADSQLDEIKREKGNIKDLILQLQTERDKLENQMNMIILKQEEQELKENQFTLQAQELESSKNSVLAEREELELLRKDLNKKKEEVEAAINTISVGEQLSLMKSSTDMNRHMLDNEKDRMEGERSELKLREDQLLNKMKSIETLRGNIQQLNERMSEDMKKKMERLQQNNEDVVMLYSVLEQKLAALNGQKENMACYTELIEREKKGLMSILSDMVIQREDMENNWKQKLELDKQDVIKLKAELKQDRDDLDTESDMMNKEKLDLELMRSDILKQREILEQEKEDIKGERCNLEITKTELQKKKELADSQLDEIKREKGNIKDLILQLQTERDKLENQMNMIILKQEEQELKENQFTLQAQELESSKNSVLAEREELELLRKDLNKKKEEVEAAINTISVGEQLSLMKSSTDMNRHMLDNEKDRMEGERSELKLREDQLLNKMKSIETLRGNIQQLNERMSEDMKKKMERLQQNNEDVVMLYSVLEQKLAALNGQKENMACYTELIEREKKGLMSILSDMVIQREDMENNWKQKLELDKQDVIKLKAELKQDRDDLDTESDMMNKEKLDLELMRSDILKQREILEQEKEDIKGERRNLEITKTELQKKKELADSQLDEIQREKGNIKDLILQLQTERDKLENQMNMIILKQEEQELKENQFTLQAQELESSKNSVLAEREELELLRKDLNKKKEEVEAAINTISVEREQLSLMKSSTDMNRHMLDNEKDRMEGERSELKLREDQLLNKMKSIETLRGNIQQLNERMSEDMKKKMERLQQNNEDVVMLYSVLEQKLAALNGQKENMACYTELIEREKKGLMSILSDMVIQREDMENNWKQKLELDKQDVIKLKAELKQDRDDLDTESDMMNKEKLDLELMRSDILKQREILEQEKEDIKGERCNLEITKTELQKKKELADSQLDEIKREKGNIKDLILQLQTERDKLENQMNMIILKQEEQELKENQFTLQAQELESSKNSVLAEREELELLRKDLNKKKEEVEAAINTISVEREQLSLMKSSTDMNRHMLDNEKDRMEGERSELKLREDQLLNKMKSIETLRGNIQQLNERMSEDMKKKMERLQQNNEDVVMLYSVLEQKLAALNVQKENMACYTELIEREKKGLMSMLSDMVIQREDMENNWKQKLELDKQDVIKLKAELKQDRDDLDTESDMMNKEKLDLELMRSDILKQREILEEEIEDIKGERRKLEITKTELQKKKELADSQLDEIKREKGNIKDLILQLQTERDKLENQMNMIILKQEEQELKENQFTLQAQELESSKNSVLAEREELELLRKDLNKKKEEVEAAINTISVEREQLSLMKSSTDMNRHMLDNEKDRMEGERSELKLREDQLLNKMKSIETLRGNIQQLNERMSEDMKKKMERLQQNNEDVVMLYSVLEQKLAALNGQKENMACYTELIEREKKGLMSMLSDMVIQREDMENNWKQKLELDKQDVIKLKAELKQDRDDLDTESDMMNKEKLDLELMRSDILKQREILEQEQEDIKGERRKLEITKTELQKKKELADSQLDEIKREKGNIKDLILQLQTERDKLENQMNMIILKQEEQELKENQFTLQAQELESSKNSVLAEREELELLRKDLNKKKEEVEAAINTISVEREQLSLMKSSTDMNRHMLDNEKDRMEGERSELKLREDQLLNKMKSIETLRGNIQQLNERMSEDMKKKMERLQQNNEDVVMLYSVLEQKLAALNGQKENMACYTELIEREKKGLNEYTVRHGHPERRHGKQMEAEV; encoded by the exons atggcttGTTACACTGagctgatagagagagaaaagaaaggtctCATGAGTATACTGTCAGACATGGTCATCCAGAGAGAAGACATGGAAAACAATTGGAAGCAGAAGCTTGAGTTGGACAAACAAGATGTCATCAAACTGAAGGCAGAGCTGAAGCAAGACAGAGATGATCTGGATACAGAGAGTGACATgatgaacaaagagaaactggaCTTGGAGCTGATGAGGTCTGACatcctgaaacaaagagagatattagaacaagagaaagaagataTAAAAGGGGAAAGATGCAACCTGGAAATTACAAAGACTGAgctacaaaagaagaaagaacttGCAGACAGTCAGCTtgatgagataaaaagagagaaaggcaacATTAAAGATTTGATCCTACAgcttcagacagaaagagacaaacttgagaaccagatgaacatgattatcttaaaacaagaagaacaagaactcAAGGAAAACCAGTTCACACTACAAGCACAAGAACTGGAAAGCAGTAAGAACAGTGTACTGGCTGAAAGAGAGGAACTGGAACTTCTAAGGAAGGAtctcaacaagaagaaagaagaggttgAAGCTGCCATAAACACCATCAGTGTAGAGAGAGAACAACTCAGTCTGATGAAGAGTAGTACTGACATGAACAGACACATGTTGGACAATGAAAAGGACAGAATGGAAGGAGAAAGGTCTGAACTGAAACTAAGAGAAGATCAActcttgaataaaatgaaatctatagaaactctgagaggaaatattcaacagctgaatgaaaggatgagtgaagacatgaaaaagaagatggaaagattacaacaaaacaatgaagatgTAGTAATGCTGTACTCTGTGTTGGAACAAAAGCTTGCAGCTCTaaatggacagaaagaaaacatggcttGTTACACTGagctgatagagagagaaaagaaaggtctCATGAGTATACTGTCAGACATGGTCATCCAGAGAGAAGACATGGAAAACAATTGGAAGCAGAAGCTTGAGTTGGACAAACAAGATGTCATCAAACTGAAGGCAGAGCTGAAGCAAGACAGAGATGATCTGGATACAGAGAGTGACATgatgaacaaagagaaactggaCTTGGAGCTGATGAGGTCTGACatcctgaaacaaagagagatattagaacaagagaaagaagataTAAAAGGGGAAAGATGCAACCTGGAAATTACAAAGACTGAgctacaaaagaagaaagaacttGCAGACAGTCAGCTtgatgagataaaaagagagaaaggcaacATTAAAGATTTGATCCTACAgcttcagacagaaagagacaaacttgagaaccagatgaacatgattatcttaaaacaagaagaacaagaactcAAGGAAAACCAGTTCACACTACAAGCACAAGAACTGGAAAGCAGTAAGAACAGTGTACTGGCTGAAAGAGAGGAACTGGAACTTCTAAGGAAGGAtctcaacaagaagaaagaagaggttgAAGCTGCCATAAACACCATCAGTGTAG GAGAACAACTCAGTCTGATGAAGAGTAGTACTGACATGAACAGACACATGTTGGACAATGAAAAGGACAGAATGGAAGGAGAAAGGTCTGAACTGAAACTAAGAGAAGATCAActcttgaataaaatgaaatctatagaaactctgagaggaaatattcaacagctgaatgaaaggatgagtgaagacatgaaaaagaagatggaaagattacaacaaaacaatgaagatgTAGTAATGTTGTACTCTGTGTTGGAACAAAAGCTTGCAGCTCTaaatggacagaaagaaaacatggcttGTTACACTGagctgatagagagagaaaagaaaggtctCATGAGTATACTGTCAGACATGGTCATCCAGAGAGAAGACATGGAAAACAATTGGAAGCAGAAGCTTGAGTTGGACAAACAAGATGTCATCAAACTGAAGGCAGAGCTGAAGCAAGACAGAGATGATCTGGATACAGAGAGTGACATgatgaacaaagagaaactggaCTTGGAGCTGATGAGGTCTGACatcctgaaacaaagagagatattagaacaagagaaagaagataTAAAAGGGGAAAGATGCAACCTGGAAATTACAAAGACTGAgctacaaaagaagaaagaacttGCAGACAGTCAGCTtgatgagataaaaagagagaaaggcaacATTAAAGATTTGATCCTACAgcttcagacagaaagagacaaacttgagaaccagatgaacatgattatcttaaaacaagaagaacaagaactcAAGGAAAACCAGTTCACACTACAAGCACAAGAACTGGAAAGCAGTAAGAACAGTGTACTGGCTGAAAGAGAGGAACTGGAACTTCTAAGGAAGGAtctcaacaagaagaaagaagaggttgAAGCTGCCATAAACACCATCAGTGTAG GAGAACAACTCAGTCTGATGAAGAGTAGTACTGACATGAACAGACACATGTTGGACAATGAAAAGGACAGAATGGAAGGAGAAAGGTCTGAACTGAAACTAAGAGAAGATCAActcttgaataaaatgaaatctatagaaactctgagaggaaatattcaacagctgaatgaaaggatgagtgaagacatgaaaaagaagatggaaagattacaacaaaacaatgaagatgTAGTAATGCTGTACTCTGTGTTGGAACAAAAGCTTGCAGCTCTaaatggacagaaagaaaacatggcttGTTACACTGagctgatagagagagaaaagaaaggtctCATGAGTATACTGTCAGACATGGTCATCCAGAGAGAAGACATGGAAAACAATTGGAAGCAGAAGCTTGAGTTGGACAAACAAGATGTCATCAAACTGAAGGCAGAGCTGAAGCAAGACAGAGATGATCTGGATACAGAGAGTGACATgatgaacaaagagaaactggaCTTGGAGCTGATGAGGTCTGACatcctgaaacaaagagagatattagaacaagagaaagaagataTAAAAGGGGAAAGACGCAACCTGGAAATTACAAAGACTGAgctacaaaagaagaaagaacttGCAGACAGTCAGCTTGATGagatacaaagagagaaaggcaaCATTAAAGATTTGATCCTACAgcttcagacagaaagagacaaacttgagaaccagatgaacatgattatcttaaaacaagaagaacaagaactcAAGGAAAACCAGTTCACACTACAAGCACAAGAACTGGAAAGCAGTAAGAACAGTGTACTGGCTGAAAGAGAGGAACTGGAACTTCTAAGGAAGGAtctcaacaagaagaaagaagaggttgAAGCTGCCATAAACACCATCAGTGTAGAAAGAGAACAACTCAGTCTGATGAAGAGTAGTACTGACATGAACAGACACATGTTGGACAATGAAAAGGACAGAATGGAAGGAGAAAGGTCTGAACTGAAACTAAGAGAAGATCAActcttgaataaaatgaaatctatagaaactctgagaggaaatattcaacagctgaatgaaaggatgagtgaagacatgaaaaagaagatggaaagattacaacaaaacaatgaagatgTAGTAATGCTGTACTCTGTGTTGGAACAAAAGCTTGCAGCTCTaaatggacagaaagaaaacatggcttGTTACACTGagctgatagagagagaaaagaaaggtctCATGAGTATACTGTCAGACATGGTCATCCAGAGAGAAGACATGGAAAACAATTGGAAGCAGAAGCTTGAGTTGGACAAACAAGATGTCATCAAACTGAAGGCAGAGCTGAAGCAAGACAGAGATGATCTGGATACAGAGAGTGACATgatgaacaaagagaaactggaCTTGGAGCTGATGAGGTCTGACatcctgaaacaaagagagatattagaacaagagaaagaagataTAAAAGGGGAAAGATGCAACCTGGAAATTACAAAGACTGAgctacaaaagaagaaagaacttGCAGACAGTCAGCTtgatgagataaaaagagagaaaggcaacATTAAAGATTTGATCCTACAgcttcagacagaaagagacaaacttgagaaccagatgaacatgattatcttaaaacaagaagaacaagaactcAAGGAAAACCAGTTCACACTACAAGCACAAGAACTGGAAAGCAGTAAGAACAGTGTACTGGCTGAAAGAGAGGAACTGGAACTTCTAAGGAAGGAtctcaacaagaagaaagaagaggttgAAGCTGCCATAAACACCATCAGTGTAGAGAGAGAACAACTCAGTCTGATGAAGAGTAGTACTGACATGAACAGACACATGTTGGACAATGAAAAGGACAGAATGGAAGGAGAAAGGTCTGAACTGAAACTAAGAGAAGATCAActcttgaataaaatgaaatctatagaaactctgagaggaaatattcaacagctgaatgaaaggatgagtgaagacatgaaaaagaagatggaaagattacaacaaaacaatgaagatgTAGTAATGCTGTACTCTGTGTTGGAACAAAAGCTTGCAGCTCTAAAtgtacagaaagaaaacatggcttGTTACACTGagctgatagagagagaaaagaaaggtctCATGAGTATGCTGTCAGACATGGTCATCCAGAGAGAAGACATGGAAAACAATTGGAAGCAGAAGCTTGAGTTGGACAAACAAGATGTCATCAAACTGAAGGCAGAGCTGAAGCAAGACAGAGATGATCTGGATACAGAGAGTGACATgatgaacaaagagaaactggaCTTGGAGCTGATGAGGTCTGACatcctgaaacaaagagagatattAGAAGAAGAGATAGAAGATATAAAAGGGGAAAGACGCAAGCTGGAAATTACAAAGACTGAgctacaaaagaagaaagaacttGCAGACAGTCAGCTtgatgagataaaaagagagaaaggcaacATTAAAGATTTGATCCTACAgcttcagacagaaagagacaaacttgagaaccagatgaacatgattatcttaaaacaagaagaacaagaacttAAGGAAAACCAGTTCACACTACAAGCACAAGAACTGGAAAGCAGTAAGAACAGTGTACTGGCTGAAAGAGAGGAACTGGAACTTCTAAGGAAGGAtctcaacaagaagaaagaagaggttgAAGCTGCCATAAACACCATCAGTGTAGAAAGAGAACAACTCAGTCTGATGAAGAGTAGTACTGACATGAACAGACACATGTTGGACAATGAAAAGGACAGAATGGAAGGAGAAAGGTCTGAACTGAAACTAAGAGAAGATCAActcttgaataaaatgaaatctatagaaactctgagaggaaatattcaacagctgaatgaaaggatgagtgaagacatgaaaaagaagatggaaagattacaacaaaacaatgaagatgTAGTAATGCTGTACTCTGTGTTGGAACAAAAGCTTGCAGCTCTaaatggacagaaagaaaacatggcttGTTACACTGagctgatagagagagaaaagaaaggtctCATGAGTATGCTGTCAGACATGGTCATCCAGAGAGAAGACATGGAAAACAATTGGAAGCAGAAGCTTGAGTTGGACAAACAAGATGTCATCAAACTGAAGGCAGAGCTGAAGCAAGACAGAGATGATCTGGATACAGAGAGTGACATgatgaacaaagagaaactggaCTTGGAGCTGATGAGGTCTGACatcctgaaacaaagagagatattAGAACAAGAGCAAGAAGATATAAAAGGGGAAAGACGCAAGCTGGAAATTACAAAGACTGAgctacaaaagaagaaagaacttGCAGACAGTCAGCTtgatgagataaaaagagagaaaggcaacATTAAAGATTTGATCCTACAgcttcagacagaaagagacaaacttgagaaccagatgaacatgattatcttaaaacaagaagaacaagaactcAAGGAAAACCAGTTCACACTACAAGCACAAGAACTGGAAAGCAGTAAGAACAGTGTACTGGCTGAAAGAGAGGAACTGGAACTTCTAAGGAAGGAtctcaacaagaagaaagaagaggttgAAGCTGCCATAAACACCATCAGTGTAGAAAGAGAACAACTCAGTCTGATGAAGAGTAGTACTGACATGAACAGACACATGTTGGACAATGAAAAGGACAGAATGGAAGGAGAAAGGTCTGAACTGAAACTAAGAGAAGATCAActcttgaataaaatgaaatctatagaaactctgagaggaaatattcaacagctgaatgaaaggatgagtgaagacatgaaaaagaagatggaaagattacaacaaaacaatgaagatgTAGTAATGCTGTACTCTGTGTTGGAACAAAAGCTTGCAGCTCTaaatggacagaaagaaaacatggcttGTTACACTGagctgatagagagagaaaagaaaggtctCAATGAGTATACTGTCAGACATGGTCATCCAGAGAGAAGACATGGAAAACAAATGGAAGCAGAAGTTTGA